In the Nitrospirales bacterium LBB_01 genome, one interval contains:
- a CDS encoding DEAD/DEAH box helicase encodes MERLLSLLDKLDASSVYFLASKQTLTYAFRRYENNGVNEIQWNKDKTTLSLDVLGFPSVNVQICEKDGALTYKCDCDFNHAYHSCDHIICSIITIKNLLNPNLYKLKNKSISKKRDYLYSRLFEENPIEDSPAINYAVEFEYNRNYPCGYITINAQKYDHRYGLPADAPPEIRQFLKINYNSMETFYHVFRQKDYKVSLNLRHHDKVIPISFDDGRIYKPCVEFGYTGGKVFFKLLCSLDPDEAKSLLVMGDFIVNTATNMITPISDTKGLNYWKQLKNTFDKKRWNPHQKRSDIFSGSDVISDNIVEIPMQTFQNSVFRFSALNQDTLVYDSLLFTINGGFVDLKTTPPPKYRISADEDKAGYSLTASGVTEGSTFTPAIHPFEFFYVYMPAGLNSQKKRNIIYQTFIALFSEKTKKEKTDLIKKMISEETFGKHKYVREARKLLKSYIEMNFENLQLIFQNNQWAVVPIDIRNQLPLFSVPYELFGLKIFESIAEPGNMWVEKQDFTPKVPELLQALMEKGVELLINNQAVLLTSWDFEVNVTKKAIDWFEIKQEIRYHGNLITKQMLKEALSGVVRHGGAIHFLDETTLKNLTKLSKLLKEDSRKEIVTIPRLQIFDLLSLRKTNIKVTLPKEEEEIIKRLLSFESIAPKNVPAKLKAKLRQYQKDGFSWLSFLYEHRFGACLADDMGLGKTVQAIALLAAVKEGIIATGSSSAVNLVIVPPTLLFNWESELERFYPDLKIYLYRGKDRDTNFEGFDIVLTSYALIRRDIEKLSALRFNIIVFDEAQMIKNIYADTTGAVRKLNAYFKLGLTGTPLENHIGEYYSIMDLLLPGLLGQYRQYRGTIANDAMESLIFATRPFVLRRTKDKILKELPPKVESDVYLSLTESQKALYNKTVENVKKTVTEAYENKPESQAKIIALTALLRLRQVCLSSRLLLPVQKEKSPKIEFLVDKTTELMEEGHSCLVFSQFTAFLDLIEARLKELDCKLFRLDGETTVIKRKKIVEDFQNSETPSIFLLSLKAGGQGLNLTRATYVFHMDPWWNPAVENQASDRAHRIGQKNKVIITRLIMQHTVEEKIMHLKKRKSDIYNAIMDPATVSDKVVLSKKDFEYILNVTV; translated from the coding sequence ATGGAAAGACTGCTTAGCCTTCTGGATAAATTAGACGCATCATCTGTATATTTTTTAGCGTCTAAACAAACGTTGACCTATGCTTTCAGACGGTATGAAAATAACGGAGTGAATGAGATACAATGGAATAAAGACAAAACAACGCTCTCTCTGGATGTTCTTGGATTTCCTTCCGTCAACGTTCAAATTTGTGAAAAAGACGGCGCACTTACCTATAAATGCGATTGTGACTTCAATCATGCCTATCATAGCTGTGATCACATAATATGCTCAATAATTACGATTAAAAACCTGTTAAACCCTAACTTGTATAAGCTAAAAAATAAAAGTATAAGCAAAAAAAGAGACTATCTGTATAGTCGCCTATTTGAAGAAAATCCCATAGAAGATTCCCCTGCAATCAATTATGCTGTAGAGTTTGAATATAACAGAAACTACCCCTGTGGATATATTACAATAAACGCTCAAAAATACGATCACAGATACGGTTTACCCGCAGATGCGCCCCCTGAGATACGCCAATTTCTTAAAATAAATTATAATAGCATGGAAACATTTTACCATGTTTTCAGACAAAAAGATTACAAAGTATCTCTCAATTTAAGGCACCATGATAAAGTAATACCAATAAGTTTTGACGACGGACGTATCTACAAACCATGTGTTGAATTTGGCTATACCGGGGGCAAGGTGTTTTTTAAGCTGCTTTGCTCATTAGACCCTGATGAGGCAAAGAGCCTGCTTGTGATGGGTGATTTTATAGTAAATACAGCTACAAATATGATAACACCAATCTCTGATACAAAAGGTCTCAATTATTGGAAACAATTAAAAAACACCTTTGATAAAAAAAGGTGGAACCCTCATCAGAAGCGCTCAGATATTTTTAGCGGCTCAGATGTTATCAGCGACAATATTGTGGAAATACCGATGCAGACTTTTCAAAACAGTGTGTTTAGATTTTCGGCACTCAATCAGGACACGTTAGTGTATGATTCTCTCTTGTTTACAATAAACGGTGGATTTGTTGATCTTAAAACCACTCCTCCTCCTAAATACAGAATTTCGGCAGATGAGGATAAAGCGGGATACTCGTTAACTGCCTCTGGTGTTACAGAGGGTTCAACCTTCACTCCGGCAATACACCCATTTGAGTTTTTTTATGTATATATGCCGGCAGGACTTAACTCTCAAAAAAAACGAAATATCATATATCAAACATTCATAGCTCTATTTTCTGAAAAAACTAAAAAGGAGAAAACTGACCTTATAAAAAAAATGATTTCAGAGGAGACATTTGGAAAGCACAAATATGTCAGAGAAGCTCGCAAACTTTTAAAAAGTTATATTGAAATGAATTTTGAAAACCTACAGCTGATTTTTCAAAATAATCAATGGGCTGTAGTGCCGATAGACATAAGGAATCAGCTGCCTCTTTTTAGCGTTCCATATGAATTATTCGGTTTGAAGATATTTGAAAGTATTGCAGAGCCAGGCAACATGTGGGTGGAAAAGCAGGATTTCACACCTAAAGTGCCAGAGCTGTTACAAGCACTCATGGAAAAAGGTGTGGAGTTATTAATAAACAATCAGGCGGTTTTACTGACAAGCTGGGATTTTGAAGTTAATGTAACCAAAAAAGCGATAGACTGGTTTGAGATAAAACAGGAAATCAGATACCACGGCAATCTGATAACCAAACAGATGCTCAAAGAGGCCCTAAGCGGTGTGGTCAGACACGGTGGTGCCATACATTTCCTTGATGAGACAACTCTTAAAAATCTCACAAAGCTCTCTAAACTTTTAAAGGAGGACTCACGAAAGGAAATTGTAACGATACCGAGGCTCCAGATATTTGATCTGTTGTCACTAAGGAAAACAAACATAAAAGTGACACTGCCAAAAGAAGAAGAGGAGATTATTAAGAGACTGTTAAGTTTTGAGTCGATAGCGCCAAAAAATGTACCAGCAAAGCTTAAGGCAAAGCTGAGACAGTACCAAAAGGATGGTTTCAGCTGGCTGTCGTTTCTCTATGAGCACAGATTTGGAGCATGTCTTGCCGATGATATGGGACTTGGTAAGACGGTTCAGGCTATTGCGCTTCTTGCTGCCGTAAAAGAGGGAATCATAGCTACTGGCAGCTCATCTGCTGTTAATCTTGTAATAGTACCTCCAACCCTCCTGTTTAACTGGGAAAGTGAGCTGGAGCGTTTTTATCCTGACCTCAAGATATATTTGTACCGCGGTAAGGACAGAGATACCAATTTTGAAGGCTTTGATATAGTGTTGACATCGTATGCGCTGATTCGCAGAGATATAGAAAAGCTAAGCGCTCTGCGGTTTAATATAATAGTGTTTGACGAGGCTCAGATGATAAAAAATATCTATGCCGATACGACAGGGGCTGTGCGCAAACTTAACGCTTATTTTAAACTTGGGCTTACGGGTACTCCGCTTGAAAATCACATCGGTGAGTACTACTCGATAATGGACTTACTGCTGCCAGGTCTTCTGGGCCAGTATCGGCAATACAGGGGCACGATAGCTAATGACGCTATGGAGTCTCTGATATTTGCCACCCGTCCATTTGTACTGAGGCGTACTAAAGACAAAATACTTAAAGAGCTGCCGCCAAAGGTGGAAAGCGACGTGTATCTATCGTTAACGGAAAGCCAAAAGGCACTTTACAATAAGACTGTGGAAAACGTGAAAAAGACAGTGACTGAGGCGTATGAAAACAAGCCTGAATCACAGGCAAAGATAATAGCTCTTACAGCTTTGCTTAGGCTGCGTCAGGTCTGTTTGTCATCGCGGTTATTGTTGCCTGTTCAGAAGGAGAAATCGCCCAAGATAGAGTTTTTAGTAGATAAAACTACAGAGCTTATGGAGGAGGGGCACAGCTGCCTTGTTTTTTCGCAATTCACTGCTTTTTTGGATTTAATTGAGGCGCGTCTCAAAGAGCTTGACTGTAAACTTTTCCGGTTAGACGGTGAAACAACTGTCATAAAGCGCAAAAAGATAGTGGAGGATTTTCAAAACTCAGAGACGCCGTCCATATTTTTGCTTAGTTTAAAAGCCGGCGGGCAGGGATTGAATCTAACGAGGGCAACCTATGTGTTTCATATGGATCCGTGGTGGAATCCGGCAGTAGAAAATCAAGCGTCGGACAGAGCGCATCGCATCGGGCAAAAAAACAAGGTTATTATCACACGTCTTATCATGCAGCACACCGTGGAGGAGAAAATAATGCACCTGAAAAAGCGAAAATCCGACATATATAACGCTATCATGGACCCAGCCACCGTGTCAGATAAAGTGGTGCTCTCTAAAAAAGATTTTGAATATATTTTAAATGTTACTGTGTAG
- a CDS encoding type II toxin-antitoxin system HicB family antitoxin has protein sequence MKDVLSYKTFIGSVRFSAADMTFHGKLEGISDLVTFEGQSVTELAKAFHEAVDDYENICKDTGKKPERSYKGSFNVRIPMELHRKAIERATLTGIPLNQLVQKALEEKLSDV, from the coding sequence ATGAAAGACGTATTATCGTATAAAACTTTTATCGGCTCTGTGCGCTTTAGCGCTGCCGATATGACATTTCACGGAAAGCTTGAGGGCATAAGCGATCTTGTAACATTTGAAGGACAAAGTGTAACAGAGCTGGCAAAAGCATTCCATGAGGCTGTTGATGACTATGAAAACATTTGTAAAGACACAGGCAAGAAACCTGAGCGCTCTTACAAGGGCAGCTTTAACGTAAGGATACCAATGGAGTTACACAGAAAAGCAATTGAGAGGGCTACTTTGACAGGGATACCCCTGAATCAACTTGTTCAAAAAGCTTTGGAGGAAAAATTATCTGACGTTTGA
- a CDS encoding type II toxin-antitoxin system HicA family toxin, with protein sequence MGKAEKLLQRFLSKPKDFTFDELDRLLRGFNYEAIKSGKTSGSRVAFINRNAGHIIRLHKPHPNPELKLYQLDDIETSLHKMGG encoded by the coding sequence ATGGGAAAGGCGGAAAAATTACTGCAGAGATTTTTGTCAAAACCCAAGGACTTTACTTTTGATGAGCTTGATAGGCTTCTCAGAGGTTTTAACTATGAGGCTATAAAGTCAGGCAAAACCTCAGGCTCAAGAGTTGCCTTTATAAACCGTAATGCTGGGCACATAATAAGACTGCACAAACCGCATCCAAACCCTGAGCTTAAGCTGTATCAGTTAGATGACATTGAAACATCATTACATAAAATGGGGGGATAG
- a CDS encoding endonuclease V, translating into MLQPFKGTLRYIAGVDAAFIDDTIIAAACLFEVATNEKTSQRQLQKIDEKAVIRKVEFPYIPGFLSFREAPAMIDALRALATPPDIILVDGQGIAHPRGLGLASHIGVLMGLPTIGCAKSRLIGNYIKPDTIKGSTSELLNGTKRVGTVLRSRNNVKPLFISPGHLVDFDDSVRIVLECTTNYRLPQPTRCAHNLAAFKKLEGLGKT; encoded by the coding sequence GTGTTACAACCCTTTAAGGGTACGCTTAGATACATTGCCGGCGTTGATGCGGCATTCATAGATGACACTATAATAGCCGCAGCTTGTTTGTTTGAGGTTGCAACCAATGAGAAAACCTCACAAAGACAGCTTCAGAAGATAGATGAAAAAGCTGTGATAAGAAAAGTAGAATTTCCATACATTCCGGGTTTTCTGTCATTTAGGGAGGCTCCGGCAATGATTGACGCTCTGAGAGCGCTTGCTACTCCACCTGACATTATACTGGTTGACGGCCAGGGGATAGCGCATCCAAGAGGTTTGGGGCTTGCCTCACACATTGGAGTTTTAATGGGGCTACCGACAATAGGGTGCGCTAAGTCAAGGCTCATCGGAAACTATATTAAGCCGGACACTATAAAGGGCAGCACTTCTGAGCTTCTGAACGGCACAAAAAGAGTTGGCACAGTGCTAAGGAGCCGTAACAATGTGAAACCGCTTTTTATTTCACCCGGCCATCTTGTGGATTTTGACGATTCAGTTAGAATCGTGCTTGAATGTACAACTAACTACAGACTGCCGCAGCCGACAAGGTGCGCCCATAATTTGGCAGCCTTCAAAAAGTTAGAAGGATTGGGAAAAACTTAA
- a CDS encoding sialate O-acetylesterase has translation MYKSLRIFLLISLYFFLTGFTFQETRTTVFDVLPKDNDSIVFFGDSITHFCEWSELFSDRAIKNRGIGGDTSEGLLQRVNQIIEMKPKTVFIMIGVNDILHKQKAETILSNYKKILDTLLTKSSKTKIYVQSTLPVVSDDFVQSAEINKEIVKLNTALREMVSKLNNSNIKYIDLHKHFVMPTTGQLNVTYTVDGLHLNGSGYLLWKSLIKDYVK, from the coding sequence ATGTATAAGTCTTTAAGGATATTTCTCCTTATATCCTTATATTTTTTTCTAACTGGTTTTACGTTTCAGGAAACGAGAACCACCGTCTTTGATGTACTGCCAAAGGACAATGACAGTATTGTTTTCTTTGGTGACAGCATAACGCACTTCTGTGAGTGGAGCGAGTTGTTTTCAGACAGGGCAATAAAAAACAGAGGAATTGGCGGAGATACTTCTGAGGGACTGTTGCAGCGAGTAAATCAGATAATAGAGATGAAACCTAAAACGGTATTTATAATGATTGGTGTAAATGATATCCTTCACAAACAAAAAGCAGAAACAATTTTAAGTAACTACAAAAAAATTCTGGACACTCTTTTAACTAAGTCAAGTAAAACAAAAATATATGTACAAAGCACACTGCCTGTCGTCTCTGATGATTTCGTACAGAGCGCTGAAATTAATAAGGAAATTGTCAAACTAAATACGGCACTAAGAGAAATGGTGTCAAAACTTAACAATTCAAATATAAAATACATTGACTTACACAAGCACTTTGTAATGCCGACAACCGGGCAGCTTAACGTTACATACACGGTAGATGGTTTACATCTAAATGGCAGCGGTTATCTGCTATGGAAATCATTGATAAAAGATTATGTAAAATGA
- a CDS encoding DUF2283 domain-containing protein yields the protein MIKIEYDEEGDILEIRFSESKIENSECLEETGMVVDYDENNYIVGVEILSFTKRVSRGKMAEMAAL from the coding sequence ATGATAAAGATAGAGTATGACGAAGAGGGCGATATTCTTGAGATAAGGTTTTCAGAAAGTAAAATAGAAAATTCCGAATGTCTGGAGGAAACAGGCATGGTAGTTGACTATGACGAAAATAATTATATAGTTGGAGTTGAGATTTTATCTTTTACAAAACGTGTGAGTAGAGGTAAAATGGCAGAGATGGCAGCCTTATAG